Proteins from one Sarcophilus harrisii chromosome 2, mSarHar1.11, whole genome shotgun sequence genomic window:
- the LOC100930053 gene encoding zinc finger protein 665-like, whose protein sequence is MFKGILDIHEVIHSEQMPYKCNECGKAFKLKGYLIIHKRIHTGEKPYKCKECGKAFTQNYHLKIHKSVHSKEKPYKCNECGKNFTRADSLKSHKKIHTGEKPYICKDCGKAFMLKGRLAMHEKIHTGKKPYKCNECGKVFRQKAGLDSHKRIHTGEKPFKCNECDKAYQQKAGLDSHKRIHTGEKPFKCNECGKAFREKGSLNLHKRIHTGEKPFTCNECGKAYRQKAGLNSHIRIHTGEKPFKCNECGKAFREKGSLNSHKRIHTGEKPFTCNECGKAYRQTAGLNSHMRIHTGEKPFKCNECGKAFRDKAGLNSHKRIHTAEKPFKCNECGKAFRDKAGLNSHKRIHTGEKPFKCNECGKAFREKGSLNSHRKSHN, encoded by the coding sequence atgTTTAAGGGAATCCTTGATATACATGAGGTAATTCATTCTGAACAGATGCCttacaaatgtaatgaatgtgggaaagccttcaaaCTCAAGGGATACCTGATTATACACAAGAGAATTCATACcggagagaaaccctataaatgtaaggaatgtggaaaagccttcactCAGAACTATCACCTTAAAATTCATAAAAGTGTTCATTCTAaagagaaaccctataaatgtaatgaatgtggaaaaaacTTTACTCGGGCAGATAGCCTTAAGAGTCACaaaaaaattcatactggagagaaaccatataTATGTAAAGACTGTGGGAAAGCCTTCATGCTTAAGGGAAGGCTTGCTATGCATGAAAAAATTCATACTGGGaagaaaccctataaatgtaatgaatgtgggaaagtcTTCCGCCAAAAAGCAGGCCTTGATTCACacaagagaattcatactggggaGAAACCCTTTAAATGTAACGAATGTGACAAAGCCTACCAGCAGAAGGCAGGTCTTGATTcacataagagaattcatactggagagaaaccatttaaatgtaatgaatgtggaaaagccttcagggAGAAAGGAAGTCTTAATTTacataagagaattcatactggagaaaaaccttttacATGTAATGAATGCGGAAAAGCCTATAGGCAGAAGGCAGGCCTTAATTCACATataagaattcatactggagagaaaccatttaaatgtaatgaatgtggaaaagccttccgGGAGAAAGGAAGTCTTAATTcacataagagaattcatactggagaaaaaccttttacATGTAATGAATGCGGAAAAGCCTATAGGCAGACGGCAGGCCTTAATTCACATatgagaattcatactggagagaagccctttaaatgtaatgaatgtggaaaagccttcagggACAAAGCAGGCCTTAATTcacataagagaattcatactgcAGAGAAACcctttaaatgtaatgaatgtggaaaagccttcagggACAAAGCAGGCCTTAATTcacataagagaattcatactggagagaaaccatttaaatgtaatgaatgtggaaaagccttcagggAGAAAGGCAGTCTTAATTCACATAGGAAAAGTCATAACTGA